TCTTAGCAAACtagtatttttgttgaaaatgtaTATCAGTTTCAGTTGATTTTTAAGACCTGCTGCTCAGTAATAATACTAGACATTCAACATTTACAACTACCAGGACACAAAATCTCAAAAACTACTCAGAAAAGGAGGACCTTACTCAGGAATGATGTCCAttcaggagaaatcaaaagaaaattccTCCAGTGTTATTAAAAAGAGTGAAGATAAGAATCTAGAAACACAAATTCAAGGTTCTCAAAAGAATCTAGTAAAAAAATCAGGTCCAAAGGAAGCTATAAAATCACTGGTTAAATCTTCCAATGAAAGTAAAGTCAATCAGCCTGATCAATTAGGAACATGCATGAGCACAAGGTCAGCATCCAGTGATAAAAAAGCTAGTAAacctattaataaaaatatggtGACTGTAAAGGGACATTCACAACAAGAATCTACAAAGCAGAAGAAATTATCTCAGAAAAAGTCAGTGCACAAAACCCCTAAATCAAATGAACAGCTTAATCGGAGGTCACAAAGACTACAACAGTTAACAGAGGTTTCAACAAGGTCTCTGCGTAATAGAGACATTCAGGGTCAAGTTCAAGCAGTTAAACAGAGTTTGCCACCAACAAAAAAAGAGCACCGTAGCAATACTAAGAGTAAATCTAATAAAGTTAAAACAAATCAGAAGCATGTGAAAAGAAAAGTGCTGGAAATAAAGTCTGATTCTAAAGAGGATGAAAATTCTGTAACTAACGAAGTAATAAAttccccaaaaggaaaaaaacgcAAAGTAGAGCATCCGGCAGCTTATACTTGTAGTTCTCAGTGCATAAAAGTATCTGAAAAGTGTCTTCAGAAGAATactagaaaagaggaaacaaaatctGTGCCTGTAACTTCTTCTGAGATAAAAAGATCAAAAATGGCTACTTCAGTGGTCTCTAAAAAGAATGAGATGAAGAAGTCAGTTCATACACAAGTGAATACTAGTGCAAAATCCCAAAAAAGTCCACAGCCATCAGTGCCTGAACAAAGTATAGATAATGAGCTGGAGCAAGCAGGAAAGAGCAAACGAGGGAGCATTCTCCAGCTCTGTGAAGAAATTGCTGGTGAAATTGAGTCAGATACTGTAGAGGTAAGAAAGGAATCTTCACAAGTGGAAATTGTAAAGGAGGAGAAGCCTAcagaaataaaattggaagaGACTGAtactgaaagacaaatacttcatCAGAAGGAAACAAGTCAGGATGTTCAGTGTAATCGTTTCTTCCCCAGTAGAAAAACAAAGCCTGTGAAATGTATTCTAAATGGAATAAACAACTCAACTAAAAAGAACTCCAACTGGACTAAAATTAAGCTCTCAAAATTTAACTCTGTGCAGCAGAATAAATTAGACTCTCAATTTCCCCCTAAATTGTGCTTCTTACGACCCAGTTTTTCACTGCCTGCGTTAGAAATGCATCATCCAGTGACTCAAAGTACATTTTTAGGGTCAAAACCACATGATGGTAAAAATAAAGCTTGCcagcaggaagaaatgaaagaaattaattctGAAGAAGTTAAACTTAATGATATTACAGTTGACATTAATAAAACCCCCAAAAAGCCTCCTGAAAATTGTTGTTTGAGTAATCAGATAAAACCACCTCCTGATCAGCCATTGGATAACCAGAAGAAAGATTCTTTTGAATCAACGCCAGATAAGGTAATGTATTTTCATCATGTACATAGAGGTGTCTGAGTACTTTCTGATAAGATTTAAGTGTTTACAACATATTTTAACTTAAGAATTAAGTTGTAAAATGTTAAGGAATTCTATTTTATTAACCCAATCTTGTAGTGAGTGATAGAACTTACGCCTTTAGATGTCTCATTTACATGAATGCTTGTCATTGTTTCCTTCacccttcattttaattttatgtgaaGCATAAACCTGTTGAAGtctagcttttctttttcctttaacacactgatttgtttcctttttctattaATTGTAACCACAGAAACTATGTTTCATAGTGAGTGACTAAAATGTAGAACTTGAAGTTGGGCCCAATTCTGACcagttgttaaaattaatttcagctgGCACAAATCAACTTTCCGCACCTgataaaatttaaagattaaacATTTCTAATAGTAGAGATGCCTTTTGGTTTGACTTGTGtggccattttaaaaattggcaaataaAATGTCTGAAAGATGTAAATAATTCAAACCTCAGGCTAAGAATAAAATTGTAGTggccaagaatttttaaaatggaaaagtaaattgaaaaacaATCTAAATAGCTGGAAGAAACTTGAATGATTATCTGAGAAGTAGTTTTGAAACCTTGTAAAAGCAGCTGAGCCCATTTCTTTCCAAATTAAATCATAGGTAAAATACCAATATATAAAAGCAATAGGCAGAAATTTTATGTGTGTCAAACTTTAGTGCTGTATAATACTGATTTTTAGAACTCCACCAATttgttttagttatttaattttataatgagaAAGCTGAGAGCAATAGAGGAATGTGGGTTAGGTCACATGTTTGGTTGTGCAAATAGATTTGAATTCAGGTGTTCTGATTCTCAGCCCATCATTCTTTCTACAGTGAGATACTCTGAATATTAGAAGatcatttgagaaaaaaatcgTGGGTAGAGAAGAAAGTCAAGTCACCTCAAAGTTTTAGGAGTGATTTAAAGTTCTCTTTTGAGGCATTTGGGTCTAGAAGCAAATTTGAGTAAGGAGTCAGGGCTTGTGTCAGAAGCCCCGAAAATAGATTATTGGCTACTCTCGTGGACTAAAATGGAAAGAACTTAAAGGGAACAGATACAGTGTGGTActcttagattttattttctgtgcaaACGTGAATGAAAGCATCAATTAGAAGACAGTTATTCAAATAGTGATAGTAATTAAAGTAAGTAGTGAGTGGTAGAATGAATAATAAGTGTGGCCTCTTGCAGACACAGAGTGGCTTTCTCTTCAGGGTGTGCTTTTGTCAAAAATTGACAGCTACGCTCCAGGTGTAGTTGCAGAGTAGATCTTTTAACTCCTTGCTGCATAAGTGCCTGTCAAAACTCAGAAGGCAGATAGTTTATGGGGAATATATTGAGAAATAAGAAATCCATTCCTTTGGACTAACTACTAGAATAGAGATATTTAGTTAGACTACATTATTTTGATCTTCTATAATGCTGCTTTTACTGAGATGTGCTTTGGATTTATGCAACACCTCTATCTTGAGGAATGTTATGAAAAACAGTCCTATGAAACttgtgttaaaatttttatttacgtACAAATTTACATGAGAAGTCTTGAGTTTCAAACGTTTAGAATACTAGAGAGACCAATATTATACCAGTGACTACCACCCAAATTTgacaaaaattaacattttattgacttcaggttttttaaaataagaaaagtacaTTACAGATATAAAGACCATACTTCACTCTACTTTCCATTCACCTCTCTCCCCAGAGTTAAATATGCTTCTAAAGGtatgaatattttatgttttcatttttgatttcactgtgtatgtatatatagctaTTATAAAGAATACTTAACAttgtttgtattttaaacatttacataCATGCTAACATGGTTTGTATGTGTAtattctatatatacatatttttttcaactgATTTTGTGCAATCAGCACATTTGATATTTATTAATACATGGGTATTTTAATAGTTGTAAaggaatat
This genomic interval from Phocoena phocoena chromosome 13, mPhoPho1.1, whole genome shotgun sequence contains the following:
- the ESCO1 gene encoding N-acetyltransferase ESCO1 codes for the protein MMSIQEKSKENSSSVIKKSEDKNLETQIQGSQKNLVKKSGPKEAIKSLVKSSNESKVNQPDQLGTCMSTRSASSDKKASKPINKNMVTVKGHSQQESTKQKKLSQKKSVHKTPKSNEQLNRRSQRLQQLTEVSTRSLRNRDIQGQVQAVKQSLPPTKKEHRSNTKSKSNKVKTNQKHVKRKVLEIKSDSKEDENSVTNEVINSPKGKKRKVEHPAAYTCSSQCIKVSEKCLQKNTRKEETKSVPVTSSEIKRSKMATSVVSKKNEMKKSVHTQVNTSAKSQKSPQPSVPEQSIDNELEQAGKSKRGSILQLCEEIAGEIESDTVEVRKESSQVEIVKEEKPTEIKLEETDTERQILHQKETSQDVQCNRFFPSRKTKPVKCILNGINNSTKKNSNWTKIKLSKFNSVQQNKLDSQFPPKLCFLRPSFSLPALEMHHPVTQSTFLGSKPHDGKNKACQQEEMKEINSEEVKLNDITVDINKTPKKPPENCCLSNQIKPPPDQPLDNQKKDSFESTPDKNCSLCLESKLENNPVENTTTTVSTLLSQAKIDTGESKFPGSAPKQHNILTNQTSKTSDNREIPPNHSWPKCNSHLEITIPKELKLKEAEKADEKQLIIDAGQKRFGAVSCNVCGMLYTASNPEDETQHLLFHNQFISAVKYVGWKKERILAEYPDGRIIMVLPEDPKYALKKVDEIREMVDNDLGFQQAPLMCYSRTKTLLFISNDKKVVGCLIAEHIQWGYRVIEEKLPVIRSEEEKVRFERQKAWCCSTLPEPAICGISRIWVFSMMRRKKIASRMIECLRSNFIYGSYLSKEEIAFSDPTPDGKLFATQYCGTGQFLVYNFINGQNST